In the Corynebacterium anserum genome, AGCAAAAGCAGTGCTGCATCCCTCAATGCTGGATTATTCATGATCACTCTCGCTTGCTGTGACGTTGTGTGGAAAGAACTGTCTGGAAAGACAGGAAACGAGAGACGTCCTCGTCTCTCGCTCTTTGATGTCTCCTAGTACGTACATACCTCCTGTGAAGGTCTACCCACTTCTCTTATACCGCACGGATGCGGGTATGTGAGGCATGCGAGCCCTGACCACCGTCGTGGTCATAGTCGTCAAAGTAATCCGACCCATGAATGTACTCCAAGTGCTCAAACTCTGGATCTGAATCATCGGATTCCACGATTACCGCACCAGGGCGCCGCAAACGATCCGGAATGCCCAGCTCTTGGTCCTCGGTGTTGCGCACGCCAAGACGAGCACGCCGCATCCGAGCGATACGGCGCTGGCGCATACGCGCTTCTTCGACGGCATTAACTCGGAGGAAGTAGAGATACAAGGCAGTCATCCCCACTGCCAAGACCGGTGCAAGCCACATGAGTCCGCCGGCGAGAATTCCAGTGATCAGAGAGATAACGCACAAGCCCACCAGTACCGCGAGTACCTGCTTGCGGCGCTTCAGCCGGCGTTCCGCCGCAGCCTTAGAGGCAACGGGATCGTACACTCCGCGACCACGGCGTGATTCCAGATAGCGCATGTCTTCATCGTCTAGCTCGTCACGAGAGTACTCGGCGCTTAGCCTTCGATCCTCTGCCAAGGCGATCTCGGCCGCAGCTGCCTCCTTCTCGCCTTGTTCCACACCGCGTTCGATGTCCTCAATCTCGGCGGAGGCATCCAGATCCGAACCGCGGAAGTAGGCAACAGGAATCTCAGTGTGGCGTGAGCCTAAAATCTCTCCGTCGGATTCAGCGGTCGTGTCTCCTTCCGCTTGATCGTCCACGTCACTATCGACAACAAGGCGCATTGGCGACAGTTCAGCCGCATTAGTCTGACCCTGGACTTGCTCAGGATCCTCGTCGTCATGGTCTTCCTCGGCCTGAGCCTCCTCATCGGCCTTGGTGTGATCCTCGTCGCCGTTCGTCGAGTCCTCAGCGCGAACAGTCCCCGATGCTTGCTCTCGTTGCTCTGCCCCGTCGGTTACTTCGCTGGTAACTTCTGAAGTCTCATCAGTGGAATCTTCGTCCACAACCTCGCCATCGATAGTGTCGGCAATAGTGTGCGGTTCCTCGGCGTGTGCTTCGTTCGGCTGAGCCTTCACATCGTTGCCACTAGTGAAGAGACCATCGCTGGCGGCAGAATCGCCTCCGGCTTCCTCGCTCACGATCTCAGCATCTACTGTCTCGATGACCTCCTCGCTCACATCCTCGCTGGAAGTGGCCTTATTCTCGGGTTTCTTTGCGGAACCGACCATCTCCTCAGACTTCTGCTCTTCGGTCTCCTTCCGCTTGCGACCAAACTTCCGCGTGCGGGTTTTCAGCGTCTTTAGGCTCTCCCCTGCGTCGTCGATAAGGAAGAACTCCGGCTCCGCGTCCACGAGTTCAAGGTCATCGTCGTCGGATGCTTGATACAAGCTCTCCGCGGGCTTGAGGCGGCGCTTAGGCTGCAGCGAGGAACCACCCTCATGCAGGACACGGGTCTCCGTCAGCGCTTTGGCAGTTCTGCGGACTGGAGACTGGTTACGCAGTAAAAGTGGCGCAAGCAACACAATCCACACGACGGCGATAAACAGCAAAGAGCCGGACACTTGAAAATGTCCTCCCAACATATTTCGGAAGCAAGGTAGTCGCAGTCAAAATTATCCCCATTGGCTCCACCATTGGTGCTGCCACGCCGTAGACCACTGTGGCGAACTATCTTTCTTAGCGCCGCGTCCCCATCGGCGATGGCATATTCTCGCCTCTTCCCCCACCACGCCTCCCATTCTCGTGGTCTTCGCGTCAATTAAGGGAGCTCAACTGCAGCTCTCCTGCCCTCACCTTGCGCGGTATCAGACCTTTGAATTCAGCGGTAAACACTTCTTCCCTGGTGATTGCCATAAGGATGTGATCCTGCCAACGGCCATTGATATGCAAATTGCGCTGTAGATAGCCCTCTTCGCGGAATCCCGCCCGCCCTAGCACCGTGCGTGATGCCGAGTTATCCTCCATGACCGTAGCTTCAACTCGATGCAATCCCATGTTTCCCATCGCATGATCCACTCCTAGGGCAACAGCAGCACTCGCCACGCCCATTCCTGTGAAGGGAGAATAGACCCAGTACCCAATCCAGCAAGTGGACACCACGCCATACTGAATGTTCCCGAGAGTTAGCTGCCCAGCAAACTGCCCGTCGACCTCGATCGCAGCCGGAACCAACTGGCCTCGGCGGGCAAGGAAATGAAGGTTCGACCATACTCGACGCCACTGTCCCGCGCTATGGGCAGCCTCCCAACTACCCATAACAGTTGGTTCCACGGGACGGAGAAAGCGCTCGTCCTCCATGCGGTAGTGCCGCCAGAGCTTGCCATCTTTGCGCATCAATGAGCGTAAGCGAACATCGGGTCCCTCGCCTCCGCGTGTGCGAACGGAGGCACTATACACAGGCCAACCGGGGCGTTGGGCGTCTCTCACCACGTGGTCTCCATTCCTCGGATTCTATGGGGAATGTGCTGATTAAGGACGGAGTCAGTAAGGCGTACATGGAGATTGGTCGAAGACCATCGAGCTATGAGCGGTTTGAAAGGAACATGACGTCCACCACCTGCCCGGGCGCCACATGCGATGCTTCCGCGGGAACAATGATGAGGCAGTTTGATTGGCCATGGCTCCCAAGCAAATGCATAGGCTCCCCGCCCCCATTCGATGCTCCGAGTGGATCCACTAAGAATTCGCGAGTCTCACGGTCACGCATGAGCTGACCACGGACGAAGCCGCGGCGCTGCGGTGCCGACTCAATCGACGCAATAGTACGCGCCTGGATAATCCGCCTACCTGACTGGCGCTGACCGCGGATGAGCTGTACCAGTGGTCGAACCATCACCTCAAACGCAACAAGCGCCGCAGATGGATTGGAGGGCAGGAGAAAGGTCGGTACCTTGTCCGGTCCCAGTGTGCCAAACCCCATCACAGAACCAGGGTGCATGGCCACGCGGGAGACATCCATATCGCCCATCTCACTCAGTACGTCGCGTAAACGGTCAGAGGCTTCACCGCCCACCGCCCCAGTGATGACAACAACCTCCGAACGGATAAGCTGCCCCTCAATCTGATCCTTCAAACGTCGTGCCTCGCCGCTGATGATGCCTATGCGCTGCACTTCCGCCCCGGCTTCCCTACCGGCGGCAGCCAGTGCATAAGAATTCACGTCGTAGACCTGACCCAAACCGGGCTCACGGTCAATATCCAACAGCTCTGGGCCAAAGCTCATAATGGACATGCGTGGACGCGGATATACCAAGACCTTGGAGCGCCCAACAGCAGCCAACAACCCCACCTGAGCTGCCCCAATCACAGCGCCTTGTTCCACAACAACATCACCGGGTTGCACGTCCGACCCCTTGCGGTGGACGAATTGTCCAGCGCTGAGCGTTTCCAATGGTTCAAGCCTGCGACCACGCACCTCTGCCCAGTCCAGGGGAAGAACTGCGTCGGCCAAAGTAGGAAGCGGCGCCCCAGTGTGCACTCTCACAGCTTGGCGCGGTTGCAACCGGATCGGGCGATGAGAACCGGCTGTTACCTCGCCGACGATCGGCAACATTGGACGAACATCCTGACCTACGGGCCCCTCCGGAGCATCCGGCTCGGAATGCTGAGTGCGACCGCGCTGTGTCATGTCGATGGTCTGGCGAATATCCACGGAACGCACGGCGAAACCATCGATAGCCGCTTGGTCGAATCCGGGGAGTGTACGCGTTCCCTCCACCTGTTCTGCGCAACGCAGGCCCAAAGCCTCCGAGATCGCAATGCGGACAGGCTCGGGGGTCACGGCCGCGGCCGTGATAAGAGCGAGTTGTTCTTCAACGGAACGCACGTGCCGATATTCCCTTTCCTAATGGGGCGACCCGCCGGGCAGGTCATGAGAGGTGAAAATTTGAGGTGTCAAATGGTCAGTGGCAAAAGATTCGGGGTAGGGAGACTTGGTTCCTGAGACCCCTCACTAGTTTCCCTGACTATACAAACACTAGCTAGGTAAGCCGAGGCCACTGACCAAGCTCTTATCGTCATCCTCCTTAATGCGCTGCTCCAACCAGCGGCGCAGTCCTGGACCGTAGGTATCATTACGTAACGCAAAATCCACGCAGGCGCGCACGTAACCACCCGGATTTCCGAGGTCATGGCGCACGCCTTCGTGAACCAGGATGTGAACCGGGTGACCCTCTTGAATCATGAGCTCAATTGCGTCGGTGATCTGAATTTCTCCACCCTTGCCCGGCTTGGTGCGGCGCAAAGCGTCGAAAACAGCGCGGTCTAGGAGATAACGGCCGGTTGCGACAAAATTACTGGGGGCATCCTCCACGGCTGGTTTCTCCACCATGCCCTTCACGCATTTCACGTGCTCCTCGCCGGAGTCCTCTACATCGAACACGCCATAGTTGAACACGTCTTCACGCGGAACTTCGAAGGCGCAGAGCACAGTCCCGCCGTGCTTCTTGCGAATCTCAGCCATCTTCTCCATAACGCCGAAGGGGAGAACCAAATCATCGGGAAGCATGACGGCAAAACAATCCTCGTCGTCACCCAGAACATCTTCAGCCAAACTAATCGCATGACCTAGCCCCAAGGGCTTCTCCTGCTCCACGGGGATGGCCTTGATCAAACCGTTGACTCCGCGCACTCGGCGAAGCTGCTCATCCTTACCACGGCTTTCCAGGGTGGCTTCGAGCTCCTGGTCGGTATCAAAATGTCCCATCACCCCCGATTTCTTCGGAGCAGTGATGATAGCCAGATGATCTGCGCCTGCGGCAATAGCTTCGCGGGCAATCAGCTCAATTCCTGGCGTTTCTACAACAGGGAGCAGCTCCTTCGGCACAGTTTTAGTAGCGGGCAGAAAACGGGTACCCAAACCTGCGGCCGGAACAACCACGGTGCGCAAGGCTTGAGTTTTGGCGTCAGAAGAAGTCATGTGTTGATCGTACCGCTAACATGCCTTCCATAGGTGAAGGCATGGATCTGCGTGGCACGGCCGAAGCACCGCCTCCACTATCCCCGTTTCCTCACCCCCCGTCTCAGCCGCCCATGCCAGGCCCCTCAGGAGTGCAAAAATGAGTGATGTGTCAAATAACACACCGGAACTTTCCGCTCAAAAGCGCCACACGCGGGCAGCAATCCGTGCGGCACGTGCATCACTGCCCGACTCTCTGCGCCGACAGAACGACGCGCAGATCCAACAGACAATTCGGGAAGAAATATGCAAGCGTCACGCTCGCATCGTCGCCGCCTACTTTCCAATGAAAAATGAACCCGGCGGACATACTCTCATCGCTACTCTTACCCAGCTTGACCTGCAAGTTATCCTCCCTCGAGTCGCTACAGACCCAGAGGCTCAACGCGCTGGAAAAACCGGTACTTTAGCTCAACGTCTGGAATGGATCCTTCACGATGGGAAGACACGCACGAGTTCTCTGGGAATCGAAGAACCTGTCGGAGACGCATATTTCAACTCTCTCGAGAGCGCCGACGTCGTCATCATTCCGGCGCTCGCCATCGACCACAACGGCAAGCGGTTAGGGCAAGGCGGCGGATTTTACGACCGAGCACTTGCACATTTAACCAGCGATACTGAAGTATGGGCGGTTGTGGATCACAGGGAATTCATACCCGAGGTTCCAGCCGATGAACTGGATCTCCGTGTGACTTCCGTTGTGACGGAACGCGGTCTCACCAAAATTCGACGCTGACGACTTTATGAAGACGCACTGTCGAACACCACATAAGCCGCACTATCACTACATGTTTTCTCATATCCCTTGAGGAAGGACACCTTTATGCTTTCTGGTTTTAAAGAATTCATCATGCGCGGCAACGTCGTAGAACTCTCTGTCGCAGTGGTCATGGGTTCTGCGTTCACCGCAATCGTCACCGCCTTCACCAATGGCATCGTCAACCCGCTCATCTCCGCCCTCGGAGGTAACGCTGACGTCGGACTGGGCTTTTTCTTAAAGGAAGGCAACCACTCCACATTCATGGACTTCGGTACGGTCATCACAGCAGCCATTAACTTCCTGATGGTTGCCGCCGTGATCTACTTCATCCTGATCATGCCGGTGAACAAGCTGGCAGAATTGAATGCTCGCCGGAAAGGCATCACCCCTGAAGAGGCTGTAGCCACCGAAACCGAACTGTTGGCTGAAATCCGTGACCTCCTGCAAGCCCAGACCGGAGTGAACCGCGCAAACACTGCCGCAACCACGGCATTGAACAACAGCATTGATCCCAATGGATCCGGCAAGCACTCCGCAGAGTAACCTCATCTGCCTCACTATTCTGCGCTGTTATGAGCTCTCCCCAGCTATGAGCTCTCCCCAGCTACAGCTTTTAACGTCATTAACTCTGCCCAGTCACAGTTATCAACTCCGTCCGCTTACAGAGTCCGCCCCCAGTGTGGAGGCATCTGCTCCCGGTAGAACTCAGCGCTCTTACCGCCGAATGCATCCTCTTCCTCAGGTGATTCCGGTGGCCTATATTCTCTTCCAGAGAGACTGGAAGCAGAGAAAATGGTGGAATCAACTCGGTACACCGCATTTCGCTCATTCTCGCTGTGAGCAGCACCAAGAGTGCCAAAACAGCGGCGCGATCTGCGCAACCGGTGTGGAGAGGGCGATTCAGAGACCACAACCAATCAGTCCGCTGCCCATCAACGGTTCATGTCCGCAATGACATGGCGAGCCAGCGGACACAGGGTTGCCATCCCGTCGCGAATTGCCCCGCGAGTGTTAGCCAGGTTCACCACCAGAGTCGAACCTGAAATACCCGCTACCCCGCGGGAAAGACCCGCCTCGAGAGAGTTAGCGGCCAATCCTGAGGAACGCAATGCCTCAGCTAAGCCGGGCACCTTGCGATCCATCTCAGCATTTGCCGCCTCCGGTGCTTTATCTCGCGGTCCCATGCCTGTCGCCCCCACAGTAATCACCAAATCCGCGCCACCAACGACGGCTGTCTGTATCGCCTTGCGTATCGCTGGCTTACGGGCTTCAACGTGAACCAGGGCGTCCACGATGAAATTCTCTTCGGTCAACAGCTCTGTGACCAGTTCACCAGACTGGTCGGTATCTTCATCATTATCCGTAATAATGACCACCATCGCGTGCAACAGCGGCTGCTTCGGCGCCGCGTTCTCCGTGCGAGCCTGAGCATCCAATTCGCGGAAAAGCTCATCGTCCGGTTCCTCTACACGGGCTTCAAGGCGGTCGATATCGGCCTGATTGACTGAATCCATACTTGGTAGAGCGTGGACGGTGTCGTGGCCCTGTTGAGAGCGTTGCGGGCTCATACTGTGAACTCCTGAAGAAGCGAGTAACGGCCTGCGCCTCCGCATACCCCAGCATCACGCCGGGGAGCGTGGCACATACAGACCGCATCATGAACGGTGATGAATGTAACCGTAACCTGTGGAGACTGTGTGCGTCACTATGTCCAGAAAAGCACATCACCCCTGCGGGTGTATCCCGTCTCCGACTCAAGTCACGGTACTACTCAGCCGCAAGTGTCATTTCCACTGTACGTTCCGGACCGTTTTCGCCATCACGCACGGCTAATGAGACTTTGTCCCCCACTTTGTGGGA is a window encoding:
- the glpR gene encoding gephyrin-like molybdotransferase receptor GlpR, producing MSGSLLFIAVVWIVLLAPLLLRNQSPVRRTAKALTETRVLHEGGSSLQPKRRLKPAESLYQASDDDDLELVDAEPEFFLIDDAGESLKTLKTRTRKFGRKRKETEEQKSEEMVGSAKKPENKATSSEDVSEEVIETVDAEIVSEEAGGDSAASDGLFTSGNDVKAQPNEAHAEEPHTIADTIDGEVVDEDSTDETSEVTSEVTDGAEQREQASGTVRAEDSTNGDEDHTKADEEAQAEEDHDDEDPEQVQGQTNAAELSPMRLVVDSDVDDQAEGDTTAESDGEILGSRHTEIPVAYFRGSDLDASAEIEDIERGVEQGEKEAAAAEIALAEDRRLSAEYSRDELDDEDMRYLESRRGRGVYDPVASKAAAERRLKRRKQVLAVLVGLCVISLITGILAGGLMWLAPVLAVGMTALYLYFLRVNAVEEARMRQRRIARMRRARLGVRNTEDQELGIPDRLRRPGAVIVESDDSDPEFEHLEYIHGSDYFDDYDHDGGQGSHASHTRIRAV
- a CDS encoding GNAT family N-acetyltransferase, which gives rise to MVRDAQRPGWPVYSASVRTRGGEGPDVRLRSLMRKDGKLWRHYRMEDERFLRPVEPTVMGSWEAAHSAGQWRRVWSNLHFLARRGQLVPAAIEVDGQFAGQLTLGNIQYGVVSTCWIGYWVYSPFTGMGVASAAVALGVDHAMGNMGLHRVEATVMEDNSASRTVLGRAGFREEGYLQRNLHINGRWQDHILMAITREEVFTAEFKGLIPRKVRAGELQLSSLN
- the glp gene encoding gephyrin-like molybdotransferase Glp translates to MRSVEEQLALITAAAVTPEPVRIAISEALGLRCAEQVEGTRTLPGFDQAAIDGFAVRSVDIRQTIDMTQRGRTQHSEPDAPEGPVGQDVRPMLPIVGEVTAGSHRPIRLQPRQAVRVHTGAPLPTLADAVLPLDWAEVRGRRLEPLETLSAGQFVHRKGSDVQPGDVVVEQGAVIGAAQVGLLAAVGRSKVLVYPRPRMSIMSFGPELLDIDREPGLGQVYDVNSYALAAAGREAGAEVQRIGIISGEARRLKDQIEGQLIRSEVVVITGAVGGEASDRLRDVLSEMGDMDVSRVAMHPGSVMGFGTLGPDKVPTFLLPSNPSAALVAFEVMVRPLVQLIRGQRQSGRRIIQARTIASIESAPQRRGFVRGQLMRDRETREFLVDPLGASNGGGEPMHLLGSHGQSNCLIIVPAEASHVAPGQVVDVMFLSNRS
- a CDS encoding UTP--glucose-1-phosphate uridylyltransferase, which codes for MTSSDAKTQALRTVVVPAAGLGTRFLPATKTVPKELLPVVETPGIELIAREAIAAGADHLAIITAPKKSGVMGHFDTDQELEATLESRGKDEQLRRVRGVNGLIKAIPVEQEKPLGLGHAISLAEDVLGDDEDCFAVMLPDDLVLPFGVMEKMAEIRKKHGGTVLCAFEVPREDVFNYGVFDVEDSGEEHVKCVKGMVEKPAVEDAPSNFVATGRYLLDRAVFDALRRTKPGKGGEIQITDAIELMIQEGHPVHILVHEGVRHDLGNPGGYVRACVDFALRNDTYGPGLRRWLEQRIKEDDDKSLVSGLGLPS
- a CDS encoding 5-formyltetrahydrofolate cyclo-ligase, whose translation is MSDVSNNTPELSAQKRHTRAAIRAARASLPDSLRRQNDAQIQQTIREEICKRHARIVAAYFPMKNEPGGHTLIATLTQLDLQVILPRVATDPEAQRAGKTGTLAQRLEWILHDGKTRTSSLGIEEPVGDAYFNSLESADVVIIPALAIDHNGKRLGQGGGFYDRALAHLTSDTEVWAVVDHREFIPEVPADELDLRVTSVVTERGLTKIRR
- the mscL gene encoding large conductance mechanosensitive channel protein MscL is translated as MLSGFKEFIMRGNVVELSVAVVMGSAFTAIVTAFTNGIVNPLISALGGNADVGLGFFLKEGNHSTFMDFGTVITAAINFLMVAAVIYFILIMPVNKLAELNARRKGITPEEAVATETELLAEIRDLLQAQTGVNRANTAATTALNNSIDPNGSGKHSAE
- a CDS encoding MogA/MoaB family molybdenum cofactor biosynthesis protein yields the protein MSPQRSQQGHDTVHALPSMDSVNQADIDRLEARVEEPDDELFRELDAQARTENAAPKQPLLHAMVVIITDNDEDTDQSGELVTELLTEENFIVDALVHVEARKPAIRKAIQTAVVGGADLVITVGATGMGPRDKAPEAANAEMDRKVPGLAEALRSSGLAANSLEAGLSRGVAGISGSTLVVNLANTRGAIRDGMATLCPLARHVIADMNR